The Kosakonia sacchari SP1 genome includes a window with the following:
- a CDS encoding helix-turn-helix domain-containing protein, whose protein sequence is MNSEPWVTAIDVARHLGVVKDTLYRWRERKGLPVHKIGRLWKFQLSEVDEWVRAGGADEDTEDTKDRSKQK, encoded by the coding sequence ATGAATTCTGAACCCTGGGTCACTGCAATCGATGTTGCTCGGCATCTAGGCGTGGTGAAAGACACCCTGTATCGCTGGCGCGAGCGCAAAGGTTTACCTGTGCACAAGATTGGGCGGTTGTGGAAATTCCAGCTCTCCGAGGTTGACGAGTGGGTGCGCGCTGGCGGTGCCGATGAAGATACTGAAGACACTAAAGACAGGAGTAAACAAAAATGA